In Glycine max cultivar Williams 82 chromosome 7, Glycine_max_v4.0, whole genome shotgun sequence, a single window of DNA contains:
- the LOC102662108 gene encoding uncharacterized protein, whose translation MPLHSKFLKDLLTKESKYIHSDNIVVEGNCSAVIQRILPPKHKDPRCFTIPCSIGFVSVGKSLIDLGASINLMPLSMCSRLGELEIMPTKMTLQLADRSITRPYGVIEDVLVRVKHFTFPADFVVMDIEEDTEIPLILGHPFMLTTSCVVDMGKGKLELSVDDQKVTFDLFEAMKHPNDHNAYFKVEKVEH comes from the coding sequence ATGCCACTCCATtcaaaatttttgaaagatcTTTTAACTAAAGAGAGCAAGTACATTCATAGTGATAATATtgttgtggaaggaaattgcagtGCAGTGATTCAAAGAATCCTTCCACCGAAGCACAAGGATCCTAGGTGTTTCACAATTCCCTGCTCTATTGGTTTTGTGTCTGTTGGAAAATCTCTCATTGATTTGGGGGCCAGTATAAActtgatgccactctccatgtgcagtaGACTTGGAGAGTTGGAGATTATGCCAACAAAGATGACACTACAGCTTGCAGACAGATCTATTACCAGACCttatggagtgattgaagatgttctggttagagtaaaacattttacttTCCCTGCAGATTTTGTGGTCATGGATATTGAAGAGGACACTGAAATTCCCTTGATCTTGGGACATCCCTTCATGCTAACAACCAGTTGTGTAGTAGATATGGGGAAAGGTAAATTGGAATTGAGCGTGGATGACCAGAAAGTTACATTTGACTTATTTGAGGCGATGAAGCACCCAAATGATCACAATGCCTATTTTAAAGTAGAAAAGGTGGAACACTAG